A region of Arabidopsis thaliana chromosome 5, partial sequence DNA encodes the following proteins:
- the SULTR3;5 gene encoding sulfate transporter 3;5 (sulfate transporter 3;5 (SULTR3;5); FUNCTIONS IN: sulfate transmembrane transporter activity; INVOLVED IN: sulfate transport, transport, transmembrane transport; LOCATED IN: integral to membrane, membrane; EXPRESSED IN: 16 plant structures; EXPRESSED DURING: 9 growth stages; CONTAINS InterPro DOMAIN/s: Sulphate transporter (InterPro:IPR011547), Sulphate transporter/antisigma-factor antagonist STAS (InterPro:IPR002645), Sulphate anion transporter, conserved site (InterPro:IPR018045), Sulphate anion transporter (InterPro:IPR001902); BEST Arabidopsis thaliana protein match is: sulfate transporter 3;1 (TAIR:AT3G51895.1); Has 30201 Blast hits to 17322 proteins in 780 species: Archae - 12; Bacteria - 1396; Metazoa - 17338; Fungi - 3422; Plants - 5037; Viruses - 0; Other Eukaryotes - 2996 (source: NCBI BLink).) translates to MENTITSSTSSPKGRGVNFSTPRGFGSKFKSKCKETFFPDDPFKPISQEPNRLLKTKKLLEYFVPIFEWLPKYDMQKLKYDVLAGITITSLAVPQGISYAKLASIPPIIGLYSSFVPPFVYAVFGSSNNLAVGTVAACSLLIAETFGEEMIKNEPELYLHLIFTATLITGLFQFAMGFLRLGILVDFLSHSTITGFMGGTAIIILLQQLKGIFGLVHFTHKTDVVSVLHSILDNRAEWKWQSTLAGVCFLVFLQSTRYIKQRYPKLFWVSAMGPMVVVVVGCVVAYLVKGTAHGIATVGPLKKGLNPPSIQLLNFDSKYLGMVFKAGIVTGLIALAEGIAIGRSFAVMKNEQTDGNKEMIAFGLMNVIGSFTSCYLTTGPFSKTAVNYNAGTKTPMSNVVMGVCMMLVLLFLAPLFSYTPLVGLSAIIMSAMLGLINYEEMYHLFKVDKFDFLVCMSAFFGVSFLSMDYGLIISVGFSIVRALLYVARPSTCKLGRIPNSVMFRDIEQYPASEEMLGYIILQLGSPVFFANSTYVRERILRWIRDEPEAIEFLLLDLSGVSTIDMTGMETLLEIQRILGSKNIKMVIINPRFEVLEKMMLSHFVEKIGKEYMFLSIDDAVQACRFNLTTTKPEV, encoded by the exons atGGAGAATACTATAACGAGCTCTACCTCCTCACCGAAGGGCCGGGGAGTAAATTTCTCGACCCCGAGAGGCTTTGGTTCAAAATTTAAGTCAAAATGTAAAGAAACCTTCTTTCCCGATGATCCATTCAAACCGATATCGCAAGAGCCAAACCGTTTgctaaaaacaaagaagttaTTGGAGTATTTTGTGCCAATCTTTGAGTGGCTCCCAAAGTATGATATGCAAAAACTAAAGTATGATGTGCTCGCCGGAATCACCATCACCAGTCTTGCTGTTCCTCAGGGCATCAGCTATGCTAAGCTCGCCAGTATCCCTCCCATCATAGGCCTAT ATTCAAGTTTTGTGCCGCCTTTTGTGTATGCCGTGTTCGGAAGTTCGAACAATCTGGCAGTGGGAACAGTCGCAGCATGCTCTTTGCTGATCGCTGAGACATTCGGTGAGGAGATGATAAAAAATGAGCCTGAACTCTACCTTCATTTGATCTTCACCGCCACTCTCATCACCGGTCTATTCCAATTTGCTATGGGATTCTTGAG gTTGGGGATATTGGTGGATTTCTTGTCACACTCGACCATAACGGGCTTCATGGGCGGTACCGCAATCATCATTCTCCTACAACAGCTTAAGGGCATCTTTGGACTAGTCCATTTTACGCACAAAACCGATGTCGTATCAGTTCTCCACTCAATCTTAGACAACCGGGCTGAg TGGAAGTGGCAAAGTACCTTGGCTGGTGTCTGCTTTCTTGTATTTCTACAATCCACTCGATACATA AAGCAAAGATACCCAAAGCTATTTTGGGTATCAGCAATGGGTCCAATGGTGGTGGTCGTTGTGGGTTGCGTTGTTGCTTATTTGGTGAAAGGAACAGCACACGGCATTGCTACT GTTGGGCCTTTAAAGAAAGGACTAAATCCTCCTTCTATTCAACTTTTGAACTTTGACTCCAAGTATCTAGGGATGGTGTTTAAGGCCGGAATCGTCACAGGACTCATCGCTTTGGCC GAAGGGATAGCAATTGGAAGAAGCTTTGCTGTAATGAAGAACGAACAAACGGACGGGAACAAAGAGATGATAGCATTTGGTCTTATGAACGTAATTGGCTCCTTCACTTCTTGCTATTTGACAACGG GGCCATTTTCAAAGACAGCAGTGAACTACAACGCGGGGACAAAGACACCGATGTCGAATGTAGTAATGGGCGTTTGCATGATGCTTGTGCTTCTCTTCCTAGCGCCTCTATTCAGCTACACACCATTAGTTGGTCTCTCAGCCATCATTATGTCAGCCATGTTGGGTCTCATCAACTACGAGGAGATGTACCATCTCTTCAAGGTTGACAAGTTTGATTTCCTCGTCTGCATGTCCGCCTTTTTCGGTGTTTCATTCCTTAGCATGGACTACGGTCTCATCATCTCCGTTGGATTTTCTATCGTAAGAGCTTTGTTGTACGTTGCAAGGCCCTCCACTTGTAAATTGGGAAGGATACCAAACTCGGTTATGTTTAGAGACATAGAACAGTACCCTGCCTCCGAGGAGATGCTTGGTTATATCATTCTTCAATTAGGCTCTCCAGTCTTTTTTGCCAATAGCACTTACGTCCGTGAACGGATCTTGAGGTGGATTCGTGATGAACCTGAAGCCATCGAGTTTCTTCTCCTTGATCTCTCTG GAGTTTCAACCATTGACATGACCGGGATGGAAACACTACTCGAAATTCAGAGAATCCTTGGATCAAAAAACATCAAG ATGGTGATAATAAATCCAAGATTTGAAGTCTTGGAAAAGATGATGTTGTCCCATTTCGTGGAGAAGATAGGAAAAGAGTATATGTTCTTATCGATTGACGATGCAGTTCAAGCATGCCGATTTAATCTTACCACCACCAAGCCGGAAGTGTGA
- the GNL2 gene encoding GNOM-like 2 (GNOM-like 2 (GNL2); FUNCTIONS IN: ARF guanyl-nucleotide exchange factor activity; INVOLVED IN: pollen germination; LOCATED IN: intracellular; EXPRESSED IN: petal, leaf whorl, male gametophyte, flower, pollen tube; EXPRESSED DURING: L mature pollen stage, M germinated pollen stage, 4 anthesis, petal differentiation and expansion stage; CONTAINS InterPro DOMAIN/s: SEC7-like (InterPro:IPR000904); BEST Arabidopsis thaliana protein match is: sec7 domain-containing protein (TAIR:AT1G13980.2); Has 1807 Blast hits to 1807 proteins in 277 species: Archae - 0; Bacteria - 0; Metazoa - 736; Fungi - 347; Plants - 385; Viruses - 0; Other Eukaryotes - 339 (source: NCBI BLink).), whose protein sequence is MDRIAVRAKRKELGISCMLNTEVGAVLAVIRRPLSESYLSPQETDHCDSSVQQSLKSLRALIFNPQQDWRTIDPSVYLSPFLEVIQSDEIPASATAVALSSILKILKIEIFDEKTPGAKDAMNSIVSGITSCRLEKTDLVSEDAVMMRILQVLTGIMKHPSSELLEDQAVCTIVNTCFQVVQQSTGRGDLLQRNGRYTMHELIQIIFSRLPDFEVRGDEGGEDSESDTDEIDMSGGYGIRCCIDIFHFLCSLLNVVEVVENLEGTNVHTADEDVQIFALVLINSAIELSGDAIGQHPKLLRMVQDDLFHHLIHYGASSSPLVLSMICSCILNIYHFLRKFMRLQLEAFFSFVLLRVTAFTGFLPLQEVALEGLINFCRQPAFIVEAYVNYDCDPMCRNIFEETGKVLCRHTFPTSGPLTSIQIQAFEGLVILIHNIADNMDREEDEGNEEDDNNSNVIKPSPVEIHEYIPFWIDKPKEDFETWVDHIRVRKAQKRKLAIAANHFNRDEKKGLEYLKYNYLVSDPLDPMALASFFRFTPGLDKTMIGDYLGDPDELHLSVLRSFTHTFEFTGMNLDTALRTFLESFRLPGESQKIERMIEAFSERFYDQQSSDIFASKDTVHILCYSLIMLNTDQHNPQVRRKMTEDEFIRNNRAINAGNDLPKEYLSELFQSIATNAFALSTHSGPVEMNPNRWIELMNRTKTTQPFSLCQFDRRIGRDMFATIAGPSIAAVSAFFEHSDDDEVLHECVDAMISIARVAQYGLEDILDELIASFCKFTTLLNPYTTPEETLFAFSHDMKPRMATLAVFTLANTFGDSIRGGWRNIVDCLLKLRKLQLLPQSVIEFEINEENGGSESDMNNVSSQDTKFNRRQGSSLMGRFSHFLALDNVEESVALGMSEFEQNLKVIKQCRIGQIFSKSSVLPDVAVLNLGRSLIYAAAGKGQKFSTAIEEEETVKFCWDLIITIALSNVHRFNMFWPSYHEYLLNVANFPLFSPIPFVEKGLPGLFRVCIKILASNLQDHLPEELIFRSLTIMWKIDKEIIETCYDTITEFVSKIIIDYSANLHTNIGWKSVLQLLSLCGRHPETKEQAVDALIGLMSFNASHLSQSSYAYCIDCAFSFVALRNSSVEKNLKILDLMADSVTMLVKWYKTASTDTANSYSPASNTSSSSSMEENNLRGVNFVHHLFLKLSEAFRKTTLARREEIRNRAVTSLEKSFTMGHEDLGFTPSGCIYCIDHVIFPTIDDLHEKLLDYSRRENAEREMRSMEGTLKIAMKVLMNVFLVYLEQIVESAEFRTFWLGVLRRMDTCMKADLGEYGDNKLQEVVPELLTTMIGTMKEKEILVQKEDDDLWEITYIQIQWIAPALKDELFPDEEI, encoded by the exons ATGGATCGTATCGCCGTAAGAGCAAAGCGGAAAGAGCTAGGGATATCATGCATGCTTAACACGGAGGTTGGTGCAGTCCTTGCCGTCATTCGTAGACCCCTTTCAGAAAGTTACCTTTCTCCCCAAGAAACAGACCACTGTGATTCATCAGTCCAACAATCTCTCAAATCTCTTAGAGCTCTTATTTTCAATCCTCAACAAGATTGGCGCACCATAGATCCTTCGGTTTATCTTTCTCCTTTCCTCGAAGTTATTCAAAGCGATGAGATTCCGGCTAGCGCCACAGCTGTCGCTCTTTCCTCCATCTTAAAGATCCTTAAAATCGAGATCTTCGATGAGAAAACACCTGGTGCAAAAGATGCTATGAATTCTATTGTCTCCGGGATTACTAGTTGTCGTTTGGAGAAAACAGATTTGGTGTCTGAAGATGCTGTAATGATGAGGATTCTTCAAGTTTTAACCGGAATCATGAAACATCCATCCTCT GAGTTATTAGAAGATCAAGCGGTTTGCACAATAGTCAATACATGTTTCCAAGTAGTGCAACAATCTACCGGTAGAGGAGATTTGCTGCAACGAAATGGAAGATACACAATGCATGAGCTGATTCAGATCATTTTCTCCAGATTACCTGATTTTGAGGTCAGAGGAGACGAAGGTGGTGAGGATTCAGAATCTGATACTGACGAAATCGACATGAGCGGCGGATATGGAATCCGATGTTGCATCgacatttttcatttcttatgtTCGTTGCTCAATGTTGTTGAAGTTGTTGAGAACTTAGAAGGGACAAACGTTCACACTGCAGACGAAGATGTGCAGATTTTTGctttagttttaataaataGCGCCATTGAGTTAAGCGGTGATGCGATCGGGCAACACCCTAAGCTTCTTCGGATGGTTCAGGACGATCTATTTCACCATTTAATCCATTATGGAGCTTCTTCAAGCCCTCTTGTGCTATCAATGATCTGTAGTTGTATACTCAATATATATCACTTCCTCCGCAA GTTCATGAGGCTACAACTCGaagctttcttctccttcgtgTTGTTGAGAGTTACAGCTTTCACAGGCTTCCTTCCGTTACAAGAAGTTGCTCTTGAAGGGCTAATCAACTTTTGTCGACAACCTGCTTTCATAGTCGAAGCTTATGTAAACTACGACTGTGATCCGATGTgtagaaatatatttgaagAGACCGGAAAAGTTCTATGCAGACATACATTCCCTACCTCTGGTCCTTTAACCTCTATACAAATCCAAGCCTTTGAAGGTCTTGTGATCTTGATTCACAACATCGCCGACAATATGGATAGAGAGGAAGATGAGggtaatgaagaagatgataataaCTCCAATGTGATTAAGCCAAGCCCTGTTGAGATTCATGAGTACATACCCTTTTGGATAGATAAGCCAAAAGAGGATTTTGAGACGTGGGTAGATCATATAAGAGTAAGGAAAGCTCAGAAGAGAAAGCTAGCGATCGCTGCAAATCATTTCAACAGAGATGAGAAAAAGGGTTTGGAGTATTTGAAGTATAACTACTTAGTCTCAGATCCTCTTGATCCAATGGCATTAGCTTCATTTTTCAGATTCACACCGGGTTTGGATAAGACAATGATTGGAGATTACCTTGGAGATCCTGATGAATTACATCTCAGTGTTCTTAGAAGCTTTACACATACATTTGAGTTCACTGGTATGAATCTTGATACCGCATTGAGGACATTTCTTGAGTCATTTCGGTTACCGGGAGAGTCTCAAAAGATCGAACGTATGATTGAAGCCTTCTCTGAGAGATTCTATGATCAACAATCATCTGATATTTTTGCAAGCAAAGATACTGTTCACATTTTGTGTTACTCGCTTATAATGCTCAACACGGATCAACATAACCCTCAAGTTAGGAGGAAAATGACAGAAGATGAGTTTATCCGCAACAACAGGGCAATTAACGCGGGAAATGACCTTCCAAAGGAATACCTCTCTGAGCTTTTTCAGTCCATTGCAACAAATGCATTCGCTTTATCGACACATTCCGGTCCGGTGGAAATGAATCCAAACAGATGGATTGAGCTAATGAACAGAACAAAGACTACACAACCTTTTAGTTTATGTCAGTTTGATCGTAGAATAGGAAGGGATATGTTTGCAACCATTGCAGGTCCATCAATAGCAGCAGTTTCTGCATTCTTTGAGcattcagatgatgatgaagtgcTTCATGAATGTGTTGATGCTATGATCTCTATAGCAAGAGTTGCTCAGTATGGCCTTGAAGACATTCTTGATGAGCTCATTGCTTCCTTTTGTAAATTCACAACGTTGTTAAACCCTTACACTACACCTGAAGAGACTTTGTTTGCATTTAGTCACGATATGAAACCGCGAATGGCTACTCTCGCGGTTTTCACGCTCGCTAACACATTTGGTGATTCTATCAGAGGAGGGTGGAGGAACATTGTGGATTGCCTCTTGAAACTTAGGAagcttcagcttcttccaCAGTCTGTTATTGAGTTTGagataaatgaagaaaatggcGGATCAGAATCCGACATGAACAATGTTTCGAGCCAGGACACAAAATTTAACCGACGACAAGGTTCTAGTCTAATGGGTCGGTTTTCACACTTCTTGGCATTAGACAACGTGGAAGAATCTGTAGCTCTTGGAATGAGTGAGTTTGAACAAAACCTTAAAGTCATAAAACAATGCAGGATCGGTCAAATATTCAGCAAAAGCTCAGTGTTGCCGGATGTTGCGGTGTTGAATCTTGGTCGGTCTTTAATCTATGCAGCTGCTGGGAAAGGACAGAAGTTTAGTACAGctatcgaagaagaagagacggTTAAGTTTTGTTGGGATTTGATCATAACCATTGCATTATCTAACGTCCACCGGTTCAACATGTTTTGGCCAAGTTACCATGAATATCTACTCAACGTTGCAAACTTTCCGCTCTTTTCACCCATTCCGTTTGTCGAAAAAGGGCTCCCGGGTTTATTTAGGGTATGCATCAAGATTCTTGCTTCTAACCTTCAAGACCATCTACCAGAGGAGTTGATTTTTAGGTCCTTGACAATAATGTGGAAGATAGACAAAGAAATCATTGAAACATGTTATGACACAATAACAGAGTTTGTCAGCAAGATCATTATAGACTACTCTGCGAATCTGCATACCAATATAGGGTGGAAAAGTGTTTTACAACTACTTTCTTTATGTGGAAGACATCCAGAGACCAAAGAGCAAGCGGTGGATGCTCTCATCGGTTTAATGTCATTTAACGCATCGCATCTATCGCAGTCAAGCTACGCTTATTGCATCGATTGCGCCTTCAGTTTTGTTGCTTTAAGAAATAGCTCTGTTGAGAAGAACTTGAAAATATTGGATCTCATGGCAGATTCAGTGACAATGTTGGTAAAATGGTACAAAACTGCCTCTACTGATACCGCGAATAGCTATAGCCCGGCAAGCAACACAAGCAGTTCATCATCCATGGAAGAAAACAACTTGAGAGGGGTTAACTTTGTTCATCATCTTTTCCTCAAACTCTCCGAGGCTTTTCGAAAAACGACCCTTGCACGCCGAGAAGAGATAAGGAACAGAGCAGTGACGTCTCTAGAGAAAAGTTTCACCATGGGTCATGAAGATCTTGGATTCACACCTTCTGGTTGTATATACTGCATAGACCATGTCATATTCCCAACAATCGATGACTTGCATGAGAAGCTTCTCGACTATTCAAGGCGCGAAAACGCggaaagagagatgagaagCATGGAGGGGACGTTGAAGATAGCTATGAAAGTGCTCATGAACGTTTTCTTGGTTTACTTGGAACAAATTGTAGAAAGTGCTGAGTTTAGAACTTTTTGGTTAGGAGTGTTGAGGAGAATGGATACGTGTATGAAGGCGGATTTGGGAGAGTATGGAGATAACAAACTTCAAGAGGTTGTCCCTGAACTTTTGACCACCATGATTGGTACcatgaaggagaaagagattttGGTGCAGAAGGAAGACGATGACCTTTGGGAGATTACGTATATTCAGATTCAATGGATTGCTCCAGCGCTCAAGGATGAGTTATTTCCCGATGAAGAGATTTAG
- the OEP80 gene encoding outer envelope protein of 80 kDa (outer envelope protein of 80 kDa (OEP80); FUNCTIONS IN: molecular_function unknown; INVOLVED IN: embryo development ending in seed dormancy; LOCATED IN: mitochondrion, chloroplast, plastid, membrane, chloroplast envelope; EXPRESSED IN: 24 plant structures; EXPRESSED DURING: 13 growth stages; CONTAINS InterPro DOMAIN/s: Bacterial surface antigen (D15) (InterPro:IPR000184), Surface antigen variable number (InterPro:IPR010827); BEST Arabidopsis thaliana protein match is: Outer membrane OMP85 family protein (TAIR:AT3G44160.1); Has 30201 Blast hits to 17322 proteins in 780 species: Archae - 12; Bacteria - 1396; Metazoa - 17338; Fungi - 3422; Plants - 5037; Viruses - 0; Other Eukaryotes - 2996 (source: NCBI BLink).), producing MHCHNDDVRFSSSSIRIHSPSPKEQHSLLTNLQSCSKTFVSHLSNTRNSLNQMLQSLKNRHTPPPRSVRRPNLPTQMLNSVTQLMIGKSSPISLSLIQSTQFNWSESRDENVETIRGLSSPLLCCASLSLTRPNESTQSVEGKDTVQQQKGHSVSRNAEERVLISEVLVRTKDGEELERKDLEMEALAALKACRANSALTIREVQEDVHRIIESGYFCSCTPVAVDTRDGIRLMFQVEPNQEFRGLVCENANVLPSKFIHEAFRDGFGKVINIKRLEEAITSINGWYMERGLFGIVSDIDTLSGGIVRLQVAEAEVNNISIRFLDRKTGEPTKGKTSPETILRQLTTKKGQVYSMLQGKRDVDTVLAMGIMEDVSIIPQPAGDSGKVDLIMNCVERPSGGFSAGGGISSGITSGPLSGLIGSFAYSHRNLFGRNQKLNVSLERGQIDSIFRINYTDPWIEGDDKRTSRSIMVQNSRTPGNLVHGNQPDNSSLTIGRVTAGVEYSRPFRPKWNGTAGLIFQHAGARDEQGNPIIKDFYSSPLTASGKPHDETMLAKLESIYTGSGDQGSTMFAFNMEQGLPVLPEWLCFNRVTGRARKGIHIGPARFLFSLSGGHVVGKFSPHEAFVIGGTNSVRGYEEGAVGSGRSYVVGSGELSFPVRGPVEGVIFTDYGTDMGSGSTVPGDPAGARLKPGSGYGYGLGVRVDSPLGPLRLEYAFNDQHAGRFHFGVGLRN from the exons ATGCATTGTCACAACGATGATGTTCgcttctcttcatcttctatcAGAATCCATTCTCCATCTCCCAAAGAACAACACTCTTTACTCACCAATCTCCAATCCTGCTCTAAAACCTTCGTCTCTCACCTCTCAAATACTCGTAACTCACTAAACCAAATGCTCCAGTCGCTAAAGAATCGCCACACTCCTCCTCCACGTTCGGTTCGTCGTCCCAATTTACCGACTCAGATGCTCAATTCAGTAACCCAGCTTATGATTGGGAAGTCTTCTCCAATTTCATTGTCTCTTATCCAATCCACCCAATTCAATTGGTCTGAATCAAGAGATGAGAACGTTGAGACAATCCGTGGACTAAGCTCGCCTCTGCTCTGTTGTGCCTCTTTGTCTCTAACTAGACCTAACGAGTCGACTCAGTCAGTGGAAGGGAAGGATACAGTACAGCAGCAGAAGGGTCACTCGGTGAGTCGAAATGCGGAGGAACGAGTTCTGATTAGTGAGGTTTTAGTAAGAACGAAAGATGGTGAGGAACTTGAGAGGAAGGATTTGGAAATGGAGGCATTGGCTGCTTTGAAAGCTTGTAGAGCTAATTCAGCGTTGACTATTCGTGAGGTACAGGAGGATGTACATAGGATTATAGAAAGTGGGTACTTTTGCTCTTGTACTCCTGTTGCTGTTGATACACGAGACGGGATTCGGTTGATGTTTCAG GTAGAACCAAACCAAGAATTTCGTGGGTTAGTCTGTGAAAATGCAAATGTTCTTCCTTCCAAGTTCATACATGAAGCTTTCCGAGATGGGTTTG GGAAAGTGATTAATATTAAGAGACTGGAAGAAGCTATTACATCCATCAATGGATGGTACATGGAGCGTGGTCTTTTCGGAATT GTTTCAGATATTGATACGCTTTCTGGAGGTATAGTAAGGCTTCAGGTTGCTGAAGCAGAGGTTAACAACATATCCATCCGATTCCTTGATCGTAAGAC TGGGGAACCAACTAAAGGGAAGACTAGCCCTGAGACAATACTACGGCAACTTACAACAAAGAAGGGACAG GTCTACAGCATGCTTCAAGGGAAGAGGGATGTAGACACTGTGCTAGCCATGGGAATCATGGAAGATGTTAGTATTATTCCTCAACCTGCAGGAG ATAGTGGGAAGGTTGATTTGATCATGAACTGTGTCGAGCGTCCCAGTGGAGGCTTCTCTGCTGGTGGTGGGATATCTAGTGG GATCACAAGTGGCCCCCTATCAGGATTAATTGGAAG CTTCGCTTATTCCCACCGCAATCTGTTTGGAAGAAACCAGAAGCTTAATGTTTCCTTAGAGAGGGGTCAAATTGACTCTATATTTCGTATAAACTACACTGATCCATGGATTGAAGGAGATGACAAGAGGACGTCCAGATCTATTATGGTTCAG AATTCAAGAACACCGGGGAATCTTGTTCACGGCAATCAACCAGACAATAGTAGTCTCACAATTGGTCGGGTTACAGCAGGTGTTGAATACAGTCGTCCATTCAGGCCAAAGTGGAATGGTACTGCTGGACTTATATTTCAG CATGCTGGTGCTCGTGATGAACAAGGAAACCCTATCATTAAGGACTTCTACAGTAGCCCTCTAACTGCAAG TGGTAAGCCCCATGATGAGACCATGCTAGCAAAACTTGAAAGCATTTATACTGGCTCAGGTGACCAAGGATCAACGATG TTTGCGTTTAACATGGAACAAGGGCTTCCTGTTTTGCCCGAATGGTTATGTTTCAATCGAGTGACTGGACGTGCCAGGAAAGGCATACACATTGGACCAGCTCGTTTCCTTTTTAG TCTGTCTGGTGGACATGTGGTGGGAAAATTTTCACCTCATGAAGCATTCGTCATCGGTGGAACAAACAGCGTAAGAGGTTACGAAGAGGGCGCTGTAGGATCTGGTCGGTCATATGTAGTTGGTTCAGGGGAGCTGTCTTTCCCAGTG AGAGGACCGGTCGAAGGCGTCATTTTTACAGATTATGGCACTGATATGGGATCAGGATCCACCGTCCCAG GTGATCCTGCGGGGGCAAGACTGAAGCCCGGAAGCGGTTATGGATATGGTTTAGGGGTGCGTGTTGATTCCCCGTTGGGGCCGCTACGCCTTGAATATGCCTTCAACGATCAACATGCGGGAAGGTTTCACTTTGGGGTTGGTCTGCGGAACTAA
- a CDS encoding alpha/beta-Hydrolases superfamily protein (alpha/beta-Hydrolases superfamily protein; Has 1062 Blast hits to 1062 proteins in 417 species: Archae - 16; Bacteria - 763; Metazoa - 1; Fungi - 28; Plants - 66; Viruses - 0; Other Eukaryotes - 188 (source: NCBI BLink).), translating to MSSNFIVESCSVDSEEGVKLHTRIFKPRNEGEEVSDDENLVIVLVHPFSLLGGCQALLKGIASELASKGFKSVTFDTRGAGKSTGRATLTGFAEVKDVVAVCRWLCQNVDAHRILLVGSSAGAPIAGSAVEQVEQVVGYVSLGYPFGLMASILFGRHHKAILSSPKPKLFVMGTQDGFTSVSQLKKKLKSAVGRTETHLIEGVSHFQMEGPEYDSQVTDIICKFISSL from the exons ATGTCGTCAAACTTTATAGTGGAATCGTGTAGCGTTGATTCAGAAGAAGGGGTGAAGCTTCACACGAGAATCTTCAAACCCAGaaacgaaggagaagaagtcaGCGACGATGAGAATCTGGTGATAGTATTGGTCCACCCGTTCTCGCTCTTGGGTGGTTGTCAAGCTCTGCTCAAAGGCATAGCTTCTGAATTGGCCTCTAAGGGTTTCAAGTCTGTCACTTTCGATACGAGAGGTGCCGGAAAATCCACCGGAAGAGCTACTCTTACCGGCTTTGCTGAGGTCAAGGATGTGGTCGCTGTTTGTCGGTGGCTTTGTCAGAATGTTGATGCTCATAGGATCCTGCTCGTGGGTTCTTCTGCTG GTGCACCAATCGCAGGATCAGCGGTGGAGCAAGTAGAGCAAGTGGTGGGATATGTGAGTTTGGGATACCCATTTGGCCTAATGGCCTCGATTCTCTTTGGGCGACACCACAAGGCCATTCTCTCATCCCCTAAACCCAAACTCTTCGTAATGGGAACACAAGACGGGTTCACTAGCGTTAGCcagctaaagaagaagctgaaatcTGCAGTCGGACGCACTGAAACACACCTCATTGAAGGCGTTAGTCATTTCCAGATGGAAGGACCTGAATATGATTCTCAGGTGACCgatattatatgtaaatttatttcatCCCTGTAA